One Triticum dicoccoides isolate Atlit2015 ecotype Zavitan chromosome 5B, WEW_v2.0, whole genome shotgun sequence genomic window carries:
- the LOC119305132 gene encoding putrescine hydroxycinnamoyltransferase 1-like yields the protein MGVEEEEEVRVVESSLVAASDETPPKSLWLSQLDLKATRRHTPLLWFYRSGDGVQATDGFFNVTRLKAALAKALVTFYPLAGRIGDDGDGRAEVNCGNQGVLFVVARSEDLTVADFHGRPSSKLRRLFVPRMEPPSIVCGVQLTFFKCGGVAIGLAVHHFVVDGSSTSHFTRTWAAISRTGDMSAVEAEPPCHHRFLLRPRSPPAVHPDALSVFCPMVNLCEPSGVPLRSEAFVVSKDQLEALKQACGGRAVSTFCALTAHIWKCVSATRPMPPDATTRLTCPVSIRRKLAPPLPSGYFGNAVIRVGVTSEVRGIVSEELSSVARRIKGTIGRVDDELVRSAIDYFELAERDSRPAQGSLPTTELRVVSWLGMPIYDTDFGWGKPVMMMRAESEGSGRVYMMDGDGDGDGDGGSVRIIVCLEATIIKEFHDMLYAKFSDLIRSSL from the coding sequence ATgggcgtggaggaggaggaggaggtgagggTGGTGGAGTCCAGCCTAGTTGCGGCGAGCGACGAGACACCGCCGAAAAGCCTCTGGCTCTCCCAGCTCGACCTCAAGGCCACTAGACGCCACACGCCACTCCTCTGGTTCTACCGCTCCGGTGATGGCGTCCAAGCCACCGACGGCTTCTTCAACGTTACCAGGCTAAAGGCCGCTCTGGCCAAGGCCTTGGTGACCTTCTACCCGTTGGCCGGCCGCATCGGCGATGACGGTGATGGCCGGGCGGAGGTCAACTGCGGCAATCAAGGTGTGCTCTTTGTTGTTGCTCGATCGGAGGACCTCACCGTTGCTGACTTTCACGGCCGACCATCGTCCAAGCTAAGGAGGCTCTTTGTTCCCCGCATGGAGCCGCCAAGCATCGTCTGCGGCGTCCAACTCACCTTCTTCAAGTGTGGCGGAGTGGCCATCGGACTGGCGGTGCATCACTTCGTCGTCGATGGAAGCAGCACGTCCCACTTCACCcggacgtgggctgccatttccagGACCGGTGACATGTCCGCCGTGGAGGCGGAGCCCCCTTGCCACCATCGCTTCCTCCTCCGCCCCCGCTCCCCGCCGGCAGTCCACCCCGATGCTCTCTCTGTGTTCTGCCCAATGGTGAACCTGTGCGAGCCGTCGGGGGTTCCTCTCAGGTCCGAGGCCTTCGTCGTCTCCAAGGACCAGCTCGAGGCTCTTAAGCAGGCATGCGGTGGCAGAGCCGTCAGCACCTTCTGTGCCTTGACCGCCCATATCTGGAAATGCGTGTCCGCCACTCGGCCCATGCCGCCGGACGCCACCACACGCCTCACCTGCCCGGTCAGCATCCGTCGCAAACTGGCGCCGCCGCTCCCGAGCGGCTACTTCGGCAATGCCGTCATACGCGTGGGAGTCACCAGCGAGGTGCGTGGCATCGTCTCGGAGGAGCTGAGCTCCGTGGCCAGACGAATCAAGGGAACCATCGGGCGGGTCGACGACGAGCTGGTCCGGTCGGCAATCGACTATTTCGAGCTAGCAGAGAGGGACAGCCGGCCGGCGCAAGGCAGCTTGCCGACGACTGAGCTGAGGGTGGTCAGCTGGCTTGGCATGCCGATCTACGACACGGACTTTGGATGGGGGAAGCCGGTGATGATGATGCGTGCCGAGTCTGAGGGCAGCGGCCGTGTCTATATGATGGACGGTgacggagacggcgacggcgacggcggcagcgTGCGCATCATCGTGTGTCTCGAGGCAACAATTATCAAGGAATTCCACGACatgctatatgccaagtttagtgACCTAATCCGGTCATCACTGTGA